A region from the bacterium genome encodes:
- a CDS encoding transposase domain-containing protein, whose amino-acid sequence RYLAHLFEVLPTLTSLDQLDALLPQNLDRAALNPD is encoded by the coding sequence GCCGTTACCTGGCGCACCTGTTCGAGGTGCTGCCGACGCTCACCTCGCTGGATCAACTCGATGCTCTGCTCCCGCAGAATCTCGATCGGGCCGCGCTCAACCCGGACTGA